A single region of the Pseudomonas sp. GGS8 genome encodes:
- a CDS encoding OprD family outer membrane porin — translation MNKSTLALAVAVGVLAQQAGAAGFLEDSKASVSSRTMYYDADVREGDNRAANRQRETAEGLKFDYLSGFTQGTVGFGIDAQALVGIHLDGGRGHHPLGNSNSFFPSDGDRSADEWSRLDANVKARFSKTEAHLGGGLAPNLPILIANDSRVLPQTFEGGTITSKEIDNVTFNLGQLEHASGRASSNDTGLAVAGGTQDSNQFRYAGADWKVTKDLTLQYYYANLEDYYKQNFLGLVHVYPIAPNQSFKTDIRYFDSSSDGKNGDAGYRFNNNNGYAKNAGEVDNKTWSATFTYTLGGSAFLLGHQRVSDDGGFVFLNQGSLIDSKGRQEGAGGASFYSFTDATVGSFIRAGENTTYGQYSYDFASLGVPGLKASIAYLDGRDIKATSGVGKDLNEHETDARVDYVIQTGPLKGFGTTLRHGTYSGNTSTADQDQTRLIFNYTYSFL, via the coding sequence ATGAACAAGTCCACCTTAGCCCTGGCTGTGGCCGTGGGGGTTTTGGCGCAGCAGGCCGGCGCCGCGGGTTTCCTGGAAGACAGCAAGGCTTCCGTCAGTTCCCGGACCATGTATTACGACGCCGATGTCCGTGAAGGCGACAATAGAGCTGCAAACCGTCAGCGAGAAACCGCTGAGGGTCTCAAGTTCGATTACCTGTCCGGGTTCACCCAGGGTACCGTTGGTTTCGGTATCGACGCCCAGGCACTGGTCGGCATCCATCTGGATGGCGGCAGGGGACATCACCCGCTCGGTAACAGCAACTCCTTCTTCCCGAGCGACGGCGACAGGTCCGCCGACGAGTGGAGTCGTCTGGATGCCAACGTCAAGGCGCGTTTCTCGAAGACCGAGGCCCACTTGGGTGGCGGTCTGGCACCTAACCTGCCGATCCTGATTGCGAACGACAGCCGTGTGCTGCCGCAGACCTTCGAAGGTGGCACCATCACCTCGAAGGAAATCGACAACGTGACCTTCAACCTGGGTCAACTGGAGCACGCGTCAGGTCGCGCCTCCTCTAACGACACTGGCCTGGCAGTGGCTGGCGGTACTCAGGACAGCAACCAGTTCCGTTACGCCGGTGCTGACTGGAAAGTCACCAAAGACCTCACGCTGCAGTACTACTATGCGAATCTGGAAGACTACTACAAGCAGAACTTCCTCGGCCTGGTGCACGTCTACCCGATCGCCCCGAACCAGTCGTTCAAGACTGATATTCGTTATTTCGACAGCAGCTCCGATGGCAAGAACGGCGACGCCGGCTACCGCTTCAACAACAACAATGGCTACGCCAAGAATGCAGGCGAGGTCGATAACAAGACCTGGAGTGCGACGTTCACCTACACCCTGGGTGGCAGCGCGTTCCTGCTTGGTCATCAGCGTGTCAGCGATGACGGCGGCTTCGTCTTCTTGAACCAGGGCAGCCTGATCGATAGCAAGGGTCGTCAAGAAGGTGCCGGTGGCGCCAGCTTCTACTCGTTCACCGACGCCACCGTGGGCAGCTTTATCCGTGCCGGTGAAAACACCACGTACGGTCAGTACTCCTATGACTTCGCCTCACTGGGCGTGCCAGGTTTGAAAGCTTCGATTGCTTACCTGGATGGCCGAGACATCAAGGCAACCAGCGGCGTGGGTAAAGACCTGAATGAGCACGAGACCGACGCGCGTGTGGACTACGTGATTCAAACGGGTCCACTCAAAGGGTTTGGTACGACTCTGCGTCACGGTACTTACAGCGGTAATACCAGCACCGCTGACCAAGACCAGACCCGTCTGATCTTCAACTACACCTACAGCTTCCTGTAA
- the argA gene encoding amino-acid N-acetyltransferase, whose protein sequence is MPEYVNWLRHASPYINAHRDCTFVVMLPGDGVEHPNFGNIVHDLVLLHSLGVRLVLVHGSRPQIETRLAARGLTPHYHHGMRITDAATLECVIDAVGQLRIAIEARLSMDMASSPMQGSRLRVASGNLVTARPIGVLEGVDYHHTGEVRRVDRKGINRLLDERSIVLLSPLGYSPTGEIFNLACEDVATRAAIDLGADKLLLFGAELGLLDENGRLVRELRPQQVPAHLQRLGSNYQAELLDAAAEACRGGVARSHIVSYAEDGALLTELFTRDGGGTLVAQEQFEVVREAAIEDVGGLLDLISPLEEQGILVRRSREVLEREIEQFSVVEREGMIIACAALYQIADSDAGELACLAVNPEYRHGGRGDELLERIETRARAQGLKTLFVLTTRTAHWFRERGFVPSSVDRLPSARASLYNYQRNSKIFEKAL, encoded by the coding sequence ATGCCCGAATACGTCAATTGGCTTCGTCACGCTTCGCCTTACATCAATGCCCACCGCGATTGCACCTTCGTCGTCATGCTGCCCGGCGACGGCGTAGAGCATCCGAACTTCGGCAATATCGTCCACGACCTGGTGCTACTGCACAGCCTGGGCGTGCGACTGGTGCTGGTTCACGGTTCGCGTCCGCAAATTGAAACCCGCCTCGCTGCTCGCGGCCTGACCCCGCATTACCACCACGGCATGCGCATCACCGATGCGGCGACGCTGGAGTGTGTGATTGATGCGGTCGGTCAACTGCGCATTGCCATCGAAGCGCGGTTGTCCATGGACATGGCCTCGTCGCCGATGCAGGGCTCGCGCCTGCGGGTAGCCAGCGGCAATCTGGTGACTGCGCGGCCTATTGGTGTGCTTGAAGGTGTCGACTATCACCACACCGGCGAGGTGCGTCGGGTCGACCGCAAGGGCATCAATCGCCTGTTGGACGAGCGCTCCATCGTGCTGTTGTCGCCGTTGGGTTACTCGCCGACCGGCGAGATCTTCAACCTCGCCTGCGAAGATGTCGCGACCCGTGCGGCCATCGATCTGGGTGCAGACAAACTGCTGCTGTTCGGTGCCGAACTCGGTCTGCTGGATGAAAATGGTCGTCTGGTTCGCGAACTGCGTCCGCAACAAGTGCCGGCGCACCTGCAACGCCTGGGCAGCAACTATCAGGCCGAACTGCTGGATGCGGCCGCTGAGGCATGCCGGGGCGGTGTGGCGCGCAGTCATATCGTCAGCTACGCCGAAGATGGCGCACTGCTGACTGAACTGTTCACCCGTGACGGTGGCGGTACGTTGGTGGCCCAGGAGCAATTCGAAGTTGTGCGCGAGGCGGCCATCGAGGATGTCGGCGGTTTGCTGGACTTGATCAGCCCGCTGGAAGAGCAGGGCATTCTGGTACGTCGTTCTCGCGAGGTGCTGGAGCGTGAGATCGAGCAGTTCAGTGTGGTCGAACGTGAAGGCATGATCATCGCCTGCGCGGCGCTGTATCAGATTGCCGATTCGGATGCGGGGGAGCTGGCGTGTCTGGCGGTGAACCCGGAGTACCGCCATGGCGGTCGCGGTGATGAATTGCTGGAGCGCATTGAAACCCGCGCCCGGGCTCAGGGCCTGAAAACCCTGTTCGTGCTCACCACCCGGACCGCCCACTGGTTCCGTGAGCGAGGCTTTGTGCCGAGCAGCGTCGATCGCCTGCCGTCGGCGCGGGCGTCGCTTTACAACTATCAGCGTAATTCGAAGATCTTCGAAAAAGCCCTCTGA